A single window of Vibrio sp. SCSIO 43137 DNA harbors:
- a CDS encoding ABC transporter permease subunit codes for MLDYFLRRMALVIPTFIGITILIFAITRLVPGGPVERILSSMQFSSEETAAVSNEVGASTALSDDQIAQLNAFYGLDKPVTQAYWEWLKKLLVLDFGESTRYYEPVTDMIAERLPISLFYGGMTFFIAYFISIPLGYFKALKHGSLFDSASSVLIFIGYALPGYVVGVLLITWFAYNLEWFPMGGFTSDEFEDYESVLLQVKDIMWHAVLPLICYLIGDFATLTMTMKNNLMENLSADYIRTAIAKGLPFRQAVRKHALRNSLIPIASHFGNSLLFFMTGSFLIEVIFDIDGIGLLGYESIVERDYPVVMGIVAINALMLLIGNIVSDICVALVDPRVKFGG; via the coding sequence GTGCTAGATTATTTTTTACGCAGGATGGCGTTAGTTATACCGACTTTTATCGGCATCACCATTCTTATCTTTGCTATTACCAGATTAGTGCCGGGCGGGCCGGTAGAGAGAATTTTGTCCAGCATGCAGTTTAGTAGTGAAGAAACTGCAGCGGTATCCAATGAAGTCGGTGCAAGCACAGCACTTTCTGATGATCAAATTGCTCAGCTAAATGCTTTTTACGGGCTGGATAAACCGGTTACTCAGGCTTACTGGGAGTGGCTGAAAAAGTTGCTGGTACTGGATTTCGGAGAATCTACCCGCTACTACGAACCCGTTACGGATATGATTGCCGAACGTTTGCCCATCTCGTTGTTCTATGGCGGAATGACCTTTTTTATCGCTTATTTTATTTCCATTCCCCTAGGTTACTTTAAAGCCCTTAAGCACGGTTCCCTGTTCGACTCTGCTTCGTCTGTACTGATTTTTATCGGCTACGCTCTGCCGGGTTATGTGGTGGGGGTTTTGCTGATTACCTGGTTTGCCTACAACCTTGAATGGTTTCCTATGGGAGGCTTTACCAGTGATGAGTTTGAAGATTATGAATCGGTGCTGTTGCAGGTAAAAGACATTATGTGGCATGCGGTACTGCCGCTTATCTGCTACCTGATAGGGGATTTTGCCACCCTGACCATGACCATGAAAAATAATTTGATGGAGAATCTATCAGCTGACTATATTCGTACTGCCATCGCCAAGGGGTTGCCGTTTCGTCAGGCGGTGCGCAAACATGCGTTACGTAATAGCCTTATTCCCATTGCCAGCCATTTTGGCAACTCACTGCTGTTCTTTATGACCGGCTCATTTTTAATTGAGGTAATTTTTGATATCGACGGAATAGGTCTGCTTGGTTATGAATCCATTGTTGAACGTGATTACCCCGTAGTGATGGGCATTGTGGCTATTAATGCCCTTATGCTGCTGATTGGCAATATTGTCTCTGATATCTGTGTTGCGCTGGTTGATCCGCGCGTTAAGTTCGGAGGGTAA
- a CDS encoding ABC transporter permease, producing the protein MMTLDPLTAKKIKRFKSIKRGYWSFILLSVLLLFSVVAELFINSKALVVRYQGEYSFPIFTDVRRGDEFGLGYAAEANYRELSAKLSEQGNGDFVIMPLVPWNPYEQDFSGDYPPVAPDFAAEHYLGTDVIGRDILARLVYGFRIAMGFALITMSISYAIGTVVGCAMGFWGGKFDLIVQRLIEIWSMVPFLYVIMILVSIIQPTFMLFVFINVLFGWMGMTWYMRTMTYKESAREYVLAARAIGASTSRILLKHILPNTMVMIVTLAPFTIAANITALTALDYLGLGLMPPTPSWGELLQQGKSNLDSPWIATSVVTAIVSVLVMVTFIGEAVRAAFDPKKFTRYS; encoded by the coding sequence ATGATGACACTTGATCCTTTGACGGCAAAGAAAATAAAACGGTTTAAGTCAATTAAGCGCGGCTATTGGTCTTTTATTTTACTTAGCGTGTTACTGCTGTTTTCCGTGGTTGCTGAGCTGTTTATTAACAGTAAAGCCTTAGTGGTTCGTTATCAGGGCGAATACAGCTTTCCGATTTTTACCGATGTAAGAAGAGGGGACGAGTTTGGTCTTGGCTATGCGGCAGAGGCGAACTACCGTGAGCTTTCAGCAAAGCTTTCAGAGCAAGGCAACGGTGATTTCGTCATTATGCCCCTTGTGCCGTGGAACCCATATGAGCAGGACTTTAGTGGCGATTACCCGCCTGTCGCTCCTGATTTTGCCGCCGAACATTATCTTGGTACCGATGTTATTGGCCGGGACATTCTGGCAAGGCTGGTTTATGGCTTCAGAATTGCCATGGGTTTCGCCCTGATCACCATGTCTATCTCCTACGCAATAGGTACTGTGGTGGGCTGCGCTATGGGGTTCTGGGGCGGAAAGTTCGACCTTATTGTCCAGAGACTGATTGAAATCTGGTCTATGGTTCCGTTCCTGTACGTGATTATGATTCTGGTCTCTATTATCCAGCCAACCTTTATGCTGTTTGTCTTTATAAACGTGCTGTTTGGCTGGATGGGGATGACCTGGTATATGAGAACCATGACTTACAAAGAGTCAGCGCGAGAATATGTGCTGGCAGCAAGAGCAATAGGGGCGTCGACCTCACGAATTCTTTTAAAGCATATATTGCCCAATACCATGGTGATGATTGTGACGTTGGCGCCTTTTACCATTGCCGCCAATATCACCGCCCTGACCGCACTGGATTATCTCGGTTTAGGGCTTATGCCGCCGACGCCAAGCTGGGGTGAGTTATTACAGCAAGGAAAGTCAAACCTTGATTCTCCATGGATAGCAACCTCTGTGGTCACCGCCATTGTCTCTGTTCTGGTAATGGTGACCTTTATCGGAGAGGCGGTCCGGGCAGCGTTCGATCCCAAGAAGTTTACCCGCTATAGCTGA
- a CDS encoding extracellular solute-binding protein, whose protein sequence is MNKMMTSLILTTFPLFSLAANKLPENLDWQTNLDEPLFASDQAQFGGTFRTYISSFPQTFRIVGPDANGSFRTWLLDAHPSLLSKHPETGNWIPDLATDWAFGEDNKTVYYKINPKAKWSDGKPVTADDFTFVLTLMRSKDIVAPWYNTYYTKVLKDITKYDSHTISVSLSEPKDKKDLLSSTSLSPRPKHFYKPGVDKNSDGIDDNFVRKYNFKAEPTTWAYKVDKVKKGRSVTMKHVGKEWWGYSNPYYKNRYNVEKIRVQVIRDNDIARKYFEKGDLDAYALVLPELWHDKSDTKPYQNGYIHKFWGFNQTPQGAGGMWLNTAKDKLSDINVRKGLSYATDFDGMIDNVLRGDYVRKPNGMGVGQDSFTNTSVTAPEFDPNKAAEFFAKAGYDQFGSDGIRMNAQGDRLSFAITYSARHHTPRIAYLKEQAKKAGLEFSLNLIDGSSAFKYVSEKKHDISFHTMGGGDVPQYWEYLHSSNANKPQTNNFTNYSSPEMDELVMQYRTEFSRDKREKLSRQIQQIVADQFVIIPGYMVPYTREAYWRWMKFPAKPMTKKTEALFSIGGPYDLGTYWIDEELKKETKAAIKKGSKFEPVTTIDETYKF, encoded by the coding sequence ATGAATAAAATGATGACCAGTCTGATACTGACCACTTTTCCCCTGTTTTCCTTAGCGGCCAATAAGCTACCGGAGAACCTTGACTGGCAGACAAATCTGGATGAGCCACTTTTTGCCTCGGATCAGGCTCAGTTTGGCGGAACATTCCGTACTTATATCAGTAGTTTTCCGCAAACCTTCCGTATCGTAGGGCCGGATGCCAATGGGTCGTTCCGCACATGGCTGCTCGATGCCCACCCAAGCTTGCTCAGTAAGCACCCTGAAACAGGCAACTGGATTCCGGATCTGGCCACTGACTGGGCGTTTGGCGAAGATAATAAAACCGTTTACTACAAAATTAACCCTAAAGCGAAATGGTCTGACGGTAAGCCTGTTACTGCCGATGACTTTACTTTTGTGCTAACCCTGATGCGCTCCAAAGATATTGTTGCGCCATGGTATAACACCTACTACACCAAGGTGCTCAAGGACATTACTAAGTATGACTCCCATACTATTTCTGTCAGCTTATCTGAGCCGAAAGATAAGAAGGATCTGCTTAGCTCAACTTCCCTTAGTCCGCGGCCTAAGCATTTTTATAAACCGGGCGTAGATAAGAACAGTGACGGTATTGATGACAACTTTGTCCGTAAATACAACTTTAAAGCTGAACCGACAACCTGGGCGTATAAAGTCGATAAAGTGAAGAAAGGGCGTTCTGTTACCATGAAACACGTGGGTAAAGAGTGGTGGGGATACAGCAACCCTTATTATAAAAATCGTTACAACGTTGAGAAGATCCGTGTTCAGGTGATCCGAGATAACGATATTGCCAGAAAATACTTTGAGAAAGGCGATCTGGATGCTTACGCCCTAGTGTTGCCTGAGCTCTGGCATGATAAATCTGATACCAAGCCTTACCAGAATGGCTATATCCATAAGTTCTGGGGCTTTAACCAGACGCCTCAGGGCGCCGGCGGTATGTGGCTGAACACAGCTAAAGATAAGCTGAGTGATATCAATGTCAGAAAAGGCCTTAGCTACGCCACCGATTTTGACGGCATGATAGACAATGTACTCCGCGGAGACTATGTCAGAAAGCCAAACGGAATGGGAGTTGGTCAGGATAGCTTCACTAACACTTCAGTGACAGCCCCTGAGTTTGATCCAAATAAAGCGGCAGAATTTTTTGCCAAAGCCGGATATGACCAGTTTGGCTCAGATGGCATCAGAATGAATGCGCAAGGTGACAGGCTGTCATTTGCTATCACTTACTCAGCCCGCCATCACACACCACGTATTGCTTATCTGAAAGAGCAGGCTAAAAAAGCCGGATTAGAGTTCAGCCTTAATCTGATTGATGGCTCTTCAGCGTTTAAGTATGTCAGCGAGAAGAAACACGATATCTCTTTCCATACCATGGGCGGCGGTGATGTACCTCAATACTGGGAGTATCTGCACTCATCTAATGCCAATAAACCGCAAACCAACAACTTTACCAACTACAGCTCACCGGAAATGGATGAGCTGGTGATGCAGTACCGCACAGAGTTCAGCCGTGATAAAAGAGAGAAGCTGTCCCGCCAGATTCAGCAGATAGTGGCGGATCAGTTTGTCATCATTCCCGGTTATATGGTTCCGTATACCAGAGAAGCTTACTGGCGCTGGATGAAGTTCCCGGCCAAACCAATGACGAAAAAAACCGAAGCCCTGTTCAGTATTGGCGGGCCTTATGACCTTGGTACTTACTGGATAGATGAAGAGCTGAAGAAAGAGACGAAAGCGGCAATCAAGAAAGGAAGCAAGTTTGAGCCGGTAACCACCATTGACGAAACCTATAAGTTCTGA
- a CDS encoding ABC transporter ATP-binding protein, with protein sequence MESRETILKVEELETEFLTDDGRVKVLHGVSFDVRAGKTLGLVGESGCGKSVTSMSILGLLPKPYGQVTKGRIYYRGTDLLTMPPEQMFAMRGNKISVIFQDPMTALNPVHTIKKQLEEVLVLHRPELSKQQRESYALEMLEKVRIPQPEKRLNEYPHNLSGGMRQRVMIAMALACKPDILICDEPTTALDVTVQASILDLMIELQNETGMAMIFITHDLGVVAEICDDVAVMYQGKIVEQADVFQLFDNPQHPYTRKLLGLMPNLDNPPKQMIDLE encoded by the coding sequence GTGGAGAGCAGAGAGACGATACTAAAGGTTGAAGAGCTGGAAACTGAGTTCTTAACCGATGATGGCAGAGTAAAAGTGCTGCATGGTGTCAGTTTTGATGTCCGTGCCGGTAAAACCCTCGGCTTGGTCGGAGAGTCGGGTTGTGGCAAGAGTGTCACCTCCATGTCGATACTCGGCTTGTTGCCTAAGCCTTACGGTCAGGTCACCAAGGGAAGGATCTACTATAGGGGAACCGATTTGCTGACCATGCCGCCGGAGCAGATGTTTGCTATGCGCGGCAACAAAATCTCGGTTATATTTCAGGACCCTATGACGGCACTTAATCCGGTTCATACCATTAAGAAACAGCTGGAAGAGGTGTTAGTTCTGCATCGCCCTGAGCTGTCTAAGCAGCAAAGAGAAAGCTACGCCCTTGAGATGCTGGAGAAAGTACGTATTCCCCAGCCGGAAAAACGGTTGAACGAGTACCCTCATAACCTTTCCGGAGGCATGCGGCAGAGGGTAATGATCGCCATGGCTCTTGCCTGTAAACCCGATATATTAATCTGTGACGAACCGACCACAGCACTGGATGTGACGGTACAGGCTTCCATTCTGGACTTAATGATTGAACTGCAAAATGAGACCGGAATGGCGATGATATTTATTACTCATGATTTGGGTGTTGTCGCAGAGATTTGTGACGATGTTGCGGTTATGTATCAGGGGAAAATAGTGGAACAGGCGGATGTATTTCAGCTTTTTGATAATCCTCAGCATCCTTATACCCGAAAACTTCTTGGTCTGATGCCGAATCTTGATAATCCTCCTAAGCAGATGATTGATCTTGAATGA
- a CDS encoding ABC transporter ATP-binding protein — protein sequence MQEILRIENIKQYFTSGGGVFRKGYTVKAVDGVSLQVARGETLGLVGESGCGKSTLGRTILKLYEPTEGEIYYQGQSITHLSAKQMRPLRKEMQIIFQDPLESLNQRHTVGMIIEEPFVIHKIGTAEERRQWVEELLEKVGLDKGAVNRYPHEFSGGQRQRIGIARAIALKPKLLICDESVSALDVSVQAQILNLLLKLQQEMDLAMIFISHDLSVVRHVSDRVAVMYFGKIVEEGSVQDIFESPKADYTRTLLAAIPANHPKNRRRK from the coding sequence ATGCAAGAAATATTAAGAATTGAGAACATTAAGCAGTACTTTACCTCCGGAGGAGGCGTCTTTCGTAAAGGGTATACGGTGAAGGCGGTAGATGGTGTCTCTCTTCAGGTAGCCCGCGGGGAAACTCTGGGGCTGGTGGGAGAGTCTGGCTGCGGTAAAAGTACACTGGGCAGAACCATTCTTAAGCTCTATGAGCCGACAGAAGGGGAGATCTATTATCAGGGGCAGAGTATTACTCATTTATCTGCCAAGCAGATGCGGCCGCTGAGAAAGGAGATGCAGATTATTTTTCAGGATCCCCTTGAGTCTCTGAATCAAAGGCATACGGTCGGAATGATCATTGAAGAGCCCTTTGTGATACACAAAATCGGTACAGCTGAAGAGCGCAGACAATGGGTAGAAGAGTTACTGGAAAAAGTCGGCTTAGATAAAGGGGCGGTGAACCGCTATCCCCATGAATTTTCCGGAGGCCAGAGACAGAGAATAGGCATTGCCAGAGCCATAGCGCTAAAACCTAAGCTGCTGATATGTGATGAATCTGTGTCTGCGCTGGACGTTTCGGTTCAGGCTCAGATTCTGAATCTGTTACTGAAACTGCAACAGGAGATGGATTTGGCCATGATCTTTATCTCCCATGATCTCTCCGTTGTCCGCCATGTATCAGACCGGGTGGCGGTAATGTATTTTGGTAAGATAGTGGAAGAGGGAAGTGTGCAGGATATTTTTGAGTCGCCGAAGGCCGATTATACGCGTACACTGCTGGCCGCAATTCCGGCTAACCACCCGAAAAACAGGCGAAGAAAATAA
- a CDS encoding response regulator has protein sequence MKKYLILCVDDEREVLDSVVQDLSAFEDHFIIEDAESVAEAREVIEEYSEDDVPLALILCDHIMPEQTGISFLIELNNQDKTKAAKKLLLTGQADLEATIEAVNSASLDFYIAKPWKGEELVDTLTQQLTQYMIDNESDLMPWGRILDTEKIFNAIASKRSQFGE, from the coding sequence ATGAAAAAGTATCTTATTCTCTGTGTCGATGATGAACGCGAAGTACTTGATAGTGTGGTACAGGATCTGTCTGCTTTCGAAGATCACTTTATTATTGAAGATGCCGAATCTGTTGCTGAAGCCAGAGAGGTCATAGAAGAGTATTCTGAAGACGATGTGCCTTTGGCATTGATACTCTGTGACCATATTATGCCGGAGCAGACAGGCATCAGTTTCTTGATTGAGTTAAATAATCAAGATAAAACCAAAGCGGCGAAAAAGCTTCTTCTTACCGGTCAGGCCGACCTTGAGGCGACGATCGAAGCGGTAAACAGTGCCAGTCTGGATTTCTATATCGCGAAGCCGTGGAAAGGGGAAGAGCTGGTTGACACTCTGACTCAGCAGCTGACCCAGTATATGATAGACAACGAATCTGACCTGATGCCGTGGGGAAGAATTCTGGATACAGAGAAGATTTTTAACGCCATAGCGTCAAAAAGAAGTCAGTTTGGCGAATAA